One segment of Acidimicrobiia bacterium DNA contains the following:
- a CDS encoding VOC family protein, protein MVQNPPEGFPRITPYLLYEDLDTAVDWLIGAFGFNEQVRMTGPDGKAVHAELKLGDGVVMMGHPGSDYQNPKHRGGVTQLVYVYVDDVDKHCQAAKAGGARILNEPADQFYGDRTYGAEDPEGHQWSFAQHVRDVAPEDMHP, encoded by the coding sequence GTGGTTCAGAACCCGCCGGAAGGCTTCCCCCGCATCACGCCGTACTTGCTTTACGAGGACCTCGACACCGCCGTCGACTGGCTGATCGGGGCGTTCGGGTTCAACGAGCAGGTTCGCATGACGGGCCCGGACGGTAAGGCCGTCCACGCCGAGCTCAAACTGGGCGACGGAGTGGTGATGATGGGCCACCCGGGATCTGATTACCAGAACCCAAAGCACCGAGGCGGCGTGACCCAGCTCGTCTACGTCTACGTGGACGACGTCGACAAGCACTGCCAGGCGGCCAAAGCCGGCGGCGCCCGGATCCTGAACGAGCCCGCCGACCAGTTCTACGGCGACCGCACCTATGGCGCCGAGGACCCCGAGGGCCACCAGTGGTCCTTCGCCCAGCATGTCCGCGACGTCGCCCCCGAAGACATGCATCCGTGA